The sequence tataaaaaagtattaCATCTACATGCATCCAGAGGCCATGGTGCTCACAAATGTCTGCTATTTCATGCAGAGGGTCAAAGGCTCCATAGACTGTTGTTCCAGCGGTTGCGTTGACATAGAATGGGACGAGACCCTATAGATGGAAACAACACAAGCACACATGCAGATTAGTTCAATAAAACTGTTGTTATATCAAGTTTTTATGGTATGACGTAGAACAGGGGTGCCAAAATGTGGTCTTGTTTGGCCGGTGTCTTCCAAAGTTTGGTtgcaaccccaattagacacacctgaaccagctaatcaagctctttttatGTATACAAGAAACCAGAGAGGTATTTTGAAAGAAGTTGGACTTGCATTATATAAATCATcacagattcagctaaaaacctTCTTTAATATTCTACTGAGGGAAAAAAATCACTTACATCTTCGATGGCCTGTAGGGAAGTGAATAACtgcaattttgtttttattttgaggtgaactgtTAACAAAAGCACATGCTGGTTTTCTGGTTCTTGGCTAGTCATCATGGGCAGGTCAGAACCAGCAAAGGACCAGCATAAAAGCAAAACttgctgaatgcttttaaaactctCACACAGTTACAGACCTCAAGAAACACTTGcgaaatactaataataaatgatgatccatgcagactcaacattgcatatacctCGCAATGTGATATTGCGAATAAtcatattgcgatatcaatgctgacacgatatattgtgcagcccttttgcaatgtcagtttttgtccaatattgcgcagccctatagtttcagctcattttaaataagtagtttgaacaaaccgcAACCATTTTTGAGTCTAAAGTACTAATATATGAAAGACTGCGTGATCTATGGAGGTGGTATCCATAAACAGAGCTAACCAGAACAACAGAATAATTAATATTTAGGTCACAACCAGCACATTTGACCAACCTTCGACTTTGCTTCCTCAATGCTGGAGTTAAGTTCTGATGAGATCATCTTCCCCCTCACAGAGAGACACCAGAGAGTTTAGTTAATCTTGGTCAGCTGGATACACTGcatattttgatattatgattccGTCCATCAGCCTTACCTTTCGTCACATCTGACGGCTATCACATTTTCAGTGCCTATGCCGAGAACAGCCGCACACTTCTTGATTGAATAATGACTCTAATAATGAAAGCAAATGTTAAACAAGCACAGGCAAACAGCTGacctttttttttaccataacaAGACATGAAATATTTGAATTAACAGCAGTTTATCAGGACTTTTTAAAAAGCTGTGCTGTGACACGTAACGTCTGACCTCCAAATCAACGGGTCAGGAAGTAATGGCTGAAATGTGTTGTGCTATGTGTCTCATTGAGTAAGTTGGACTGTCACAGCACGCCTGCTGAGAGTGGAGGAAACAGTAATGAGATCATGTACATGCGCGGAGGTGAACAGCGCCAGGCGAGGGATCGCACACATCCCGTGGGTCTTCACTGCCGGAAAGAGATAATACCTAGCCAACAACACACTGTACAGATTGGACATGGAGCCTCCTGTGGAGAAAGCCATTAGTTTGTTAATGAAAAACTAATGATGGAAATGTTCCAATGTTCAtttttcaaaacacaaataataatgcTTTCTGTATTTTCGAGCTTTCGGCTTGTTACCAGGACAAAAGATGCCGTCTCCATCTTCCTCTGGCCATCCAATAATTGTGTGCATTTTTCTGAGAACTACCTCCTCCATTAGGATGAAAACTGGGGATATTTCATAAGTAAACCTGTAATTGAAAATAGAGAGAgaatgcaataaataataaatcaataactaATAGGGGAGAGTGGAATCTAAAATGCTCTTCTTGCTTTTAAGTCAGAATGGGAATGGAAAGTAATTTATTTCCTAGATGCATCTTACTTATCTTTTTGCAAAGAGATTATTCAAGGTCACATTCTATTTTTAACCGTGtagctttttaattaaaatgtaatgcaaacacacattcacatctGCCTCCCCCTGATCAACTAGCCAAGGATAGCAAGCCCTctatattttcttgttttatttgtgcaacagaatggaaaaaaagaaatacataccgtatatacagttgaagtcagaattattagccctccttttaatttttttttcttttttaaatatttcccaaatgatgtttaacagagcaaggaaattttcacagtatgtctgataatattatttcttctggggaaagtcttatttgttttattttggctagaataaaagcagtttttatatttttaaaaaccattttaaggtcaaaattattagaccctttaagctatatattttttcgatagtctacagaacaaaccattgatatacaataacttgcctaattaccctaacctgcctagttaacctaaataacctagttaagcctttaaatgtcactttaagctgtatagaagtgtcttaaataatatctagtcaaatattatttactgtcattttcaGTTTTCTTTCTTTGGCTCTTGGCGAAGGCGGTCACACTTTTTTCCACTCCGTCCCATATCTCACCTTgctagctcctcttgtcttcgtcttattctatctctgaggctATCTatgccctgctatccaaacgaATAAGGagttatggatttgatcaactggtctctgaatgcgattgacaccatcttctcgatgagaagtttgggctcgggagagcccacctgtcctgcggggacgtttgcagctggatacgtgatggacgggtgggagaaaTGGCGCATcgtgtgcctggctgctctgtctctggaggatattgaagatatttacctattcggaactttgataacagggtttctgctgatgggcttatgcggggcccCTCAACGattgatgaaagcggtcagtgctgctcaaaaccccaccaggctggccggcttgattgaaacGCTGATGGGTAGGCTCACTAATACTCAGATTATGGTCCTAGACCGCAAattggaaaacatcggggtgTAACTAGCGGCTTTGCAACAgcatttggccagatctggagacgagtAACGGACAATAAATATCTGTGAATTTGGGAGATATTGCCCTAAAGTTGAAGTACTTTTCTACTCTTTCGgctcccctgttttttttttcctgccagACAGCCTCGGCTGAAGAAAAACAACTTCTCCcagatagcaagataaggagacgctctgaaattcctgcttcctgtcaaggacacctgttggactcttcaggcttcacacacatacacagctacaAATAGACAATCACTACCTATCCCCTTATCCCATGCCTttgtatgctttcacccactggagggggtaggcgggtctgtgaccagcgtTTCCTGGTTGCAGGACCAGATGCCTACCCGCCCTCATAGGACTATATCCTcatcccctgttcccatcccctgttgcGATGTCATATCTTGTCTGTTTATGTGCTTGACTGCTGGGGCTTTTTTTCCTCCCTATTCTCACCCTGCCCTAATTCAAGAGCAAGGCAAGAGGGAGTTTTTTTGCCTCCCTCTCCTTAAATGTATCTTACTTCCTTTTTCTAAATGctacctcctgtgacctgtctttcCCTGAAAATTGTGATGTTTATGTATGGTCAGGGGGGTTCTATTTCACTATACGAAAGTGTATGTGAAAAATAAAGGccttatttgatttgatttcatggcaaagatcaaagaaatcagttaatagaaatgagttattaaaacttttatgtttggaaatgtgttaaacaaaaaaaaaaaaaactcattccgttaaacagaaattggggaaacaagtataaagggggggctaataattcaggggggctaataattctgacttcagctgtatatttatcACAAGCTTTGATATTTGAAATGTCAGctgaaaatgtatataatatgataaaattcGATCAACATGCAAGAAAGGGCATGACAATGAGACTTAATCAAATCATTTACAattcacagccaatcagaagagtACTGTATGAACTGATCTCTCgcactctttttggattctcaatgaatcagataaaaaaaatataacatgCATATGAATCTATTttgggtgacgcggtggtgcagtgggaagcacgttcgcctcacagcaagaaagtcgctggttcgggccttggctgggtcagttggcatttctgtatggagtttgcatgttctccctgtgtttgcgtgggtttcctccaggtcctctggtttcccccacagaccaaagacacgtggtacaggtgaattgggtaagctaaattgttcatggtgtatgtgtgtgaatgagcttgtgtggatgtttcccagtgttgggttgcggctgaaagggcgtccgctgcgtaaaacgtgctggataagtttgcggttcatttcgctgtggcaaccctggataaataaatggactaagccaaaaagaaaatgaatgaatgaatctattttaatatttgtataaatctaTACATCCTGAGTGACTGCAATCTTTATCATGCAATTCACTGGTTTGTTATATTTGGTCAATTTTCCAGATTTCCAGAAAATGGTCCATTATCATCTTCAGTGTGGTTGTATGGTCACGCAAAATGATATTCAGATTCGTTAGACACTTTTAGCTTTTTATAAATCACATGTAATCTGTATCTCAGGTTATCATCATCATAGTTTGTGTGTTGTTTATCTGGGTTTGACTGAAAAAAATCCTGTTCTGTAAAAATAGAATTTTCTGTCACTCAGTGCACATCGCTATTGTGGCCAAAAACTCAGTGCATGTGCATTTGTAGTGATGTTGCTTTAATGTTGTTTGTACACTGCAAGTTATTACTATTACAAGTGATAAATGGTTTGTTGACATGTTGTTGCATGacaaaaaagcaataaataaaaatgcagtaaattattaacagtttttttgtttttcatggaGGTTATTTGTTATGATCTTGCGAAGTGAAGACAGGGGGTGGGGGGCGTTGGGTGATTATGATCGCGTGAAGTGAAGAGGGAGTGTATAGAATGACTATAAAAGTTTTGGTTTCCTTTGGTGTGACACACCTATTTTTTTGATAATGTAAAACAAGTCTGACAAGTCATGGGGATGAACAAATATCATTCATAATTTAATTCATAGGTCACACCATAGGACGCATTTAAGGTACAAttcagtaaaaatgtaaataaaaacaaaaaaaaaagagtgaaagaATTGATAAAGTTAGTGACTtcttatattttctcaaatattagattttaaactatataaatatatctattttatttatctattatttaaaatttgttttacaaataaaatactgCCTATTTGTCAGCCCATGtaattttcaataaaataacacacacacacgcacacacacacacatacatatatatatatatatatatatatatatatatatatatatatatatatatatatatatatatatatatatatatatatatatatatatatatatatatatatatatatatatatatatatatatatatatatatatatatatatatacatatatatatatacatcacaaTTCATTATATTCTATGTTGACccaaaaaaagttatttcttGCCTGCACTTGAGActgtgtgagaatgtgtgaatGCCATTAAAACATTCTTCATGCttatgaaaatttatttttaataaagtttaataacTTGTGTCATGTGATTtgcatcattaaaaataaatgtgatcACATGGCCTCAAGAATGTTCTGGGAGTGTAAACAGAGCTTAAAGATGCACCTGAAATATGTGAAAAAACTAATCCAGGTTCACTGGAAATATGTAACTGGCTAGATTTTTGTATAACCTAAAATACATTTCCTGCTCAAACCAAATGTACTTGCTGAAAAACTCGTGCGCCATAGTGTTGCGTGACGTCTGGTGAGGAACctgatttttaaaacaatattaaagtccgtgtgaaatcaaaatttgcaatgtttattttgctagcgcatattgttattcttaaggtgaacaGTTCATgcgtttcattcatttatttatttatttatttttatgtttttgtgttgGAGTGGAGCTCctttgttgacgtcagtttgactgcttcggccacaatattcttaaccacgtccCTCTTACAATTACTTTGCAAGGAAATGAtgcaaaaataaagccccgccccctacacAATGTGAAGTTTATAAACTAATtgtgagaggatcacatgcttatgattgacccgCATTagcacatgattcaccaatcagaccatTCCTAAGTCTctttaaataaccagagtttcataCCTCAGTTATCTTCTCCTTGAAGAATCTCCCCTAACACCTCCCCCTTTTTCtagatagggcagcacggtggcccagtggttagcactgttgcctctcaacaagaatgtcactggttcaagtccttaccaggccagttgacatttctgtgtggagtttacatgctcTGCCCGTGGTCACAAACCAGTTCCCtgatttcctcccaccatccaaagacatgcaacataagtgaattgactaaaccaaattgtCACAACAGATGAGCTCTTAGCCAGCAGTAATCTCTCGATGCAATACCTAACTTGTCTTTAGCCATAAACAGCAgaggagttctcaagatctatctcagctcaaactcccctctcgccctgcagaCGGGAGGGAGActcgggcttgaggatcttacaagctcagggctctctcttgggacagcatgccaaacacgctttattatcaatcatcagctaagtgtgaactcttgaaattccatgtcagttggaagtacatcagatTACTGAAAGAGAAGTCTCAGCAACTTTTGGTTCATATAGACTTTAAAGAACATTTTGAtacaaaaatgtagtaaaaactgaaatattgttatatataattacaaattataattattaccatattttaaataacacCAAAACTATGAGATGTACACTTcaaaaaatgtttctgtcttTATAAAACTCCTAATtacaatttatatacagttgcTGTATTATATACAGCTCCAGCCCGTAGCTCTTGACAACCACATAATAATTCATGTGTTTAGGAATTAAAAGAGCTACAGCAATACATAATGTCTAGTTCAAGTACAACAACAGCTCTTAGATAACATCTCGTGTTATAATCTCCCAATTGCAGTAATTGCAAAATGCTGTAAATGCACCATTAGTCTAGTCGTCAGTGTCATGTAATCTTTCACAGATCAAAAACATAATACAACAGCCCCATGTTTTCCCCATTATTTTCATCCATCAGTTTCAAAATAGGAATGCAAGAAAATGAAACTTAGCTCTCACATGTTGGTATTTGCAGTGGATGTCAACCATTCTCCTGCCAGACCAACGATGTCAAGTCCAGTTGACAGTTGGTTAAAAAATCTCGGATGACCTGGCAACATTAAATCACAACgttaaccctcctgtcgtgttcgcatcctgccccttactttagtgttcccgatCAAAATTGACcagtctgttttaactgctcttatattagcacaaaaatcatttttctccaccaaatttttattcaatattatttagcTGTGAACagtgtctcaaagtagtgtttaacatgaatttacaaaattagacaaaaaataactgcaatgaaaacaaaattaggcgctgaaaatatattacaaaatgaacaatagatgacagaaatcaaaatactttgcttcattactaatagacagctaaCTAAAATAACTATCAGAGGGTCTGAACAAAGAAACtgaaattttaatccatctgaatgatttaccaaccagcaaagcacaaacaaaacgcTATCCTTTCTtgtgttctgagtgatcgaattttcagtccttcaagtgtactaatatagggaatagtgactgagggtatatacggtgagcatggacacagaactagcagaAGTCAAACTTTGGTTATTTTTGAGCAAGATAATAacggtctaatataataaaataattggtgctaagctatgctaaaagtgctcctgctagactcagAGACTGGCTGAATGAAGAttggcagaaaaaaagaaagaaagaaagaaagaaagaaagaaagaaagaaagaaagaaagaaagaaagaaagaaagaaagaaagaaagaaagaaagggaacaagatttcttctctgtgcttctttccagacagagagaaataaataaataaacaaaaagaataaaataaagaaagaaagacacatagatggattcacataacagacacctagtctgtgtgaagatatgatacgctgttttatcaggaagttgattcacgttggaTATTCCAACACTTGGTACAACATGGtaattcataacttattggtttagtagctaattcatatgaatatgtacaatctcattcattcagttttgtacaatttgcttatgcCCAATACTGattggggtggggttgggtgccacgcctcctttttaaaatcgtacaattttgtacgactgaactcgccactaaatgaattagccactaaactgacaaaacgtaaaatagttctgtttccttgtgagatcaggctggaggatcagcacataagcTGGTAAAAGAGAcgtgtacctgcaaaagacattgttcatgtgtaacaaggttgattaaaacactcaaaattcaatgaaagagttgatcatcacttttatatgtttaaatgcatagtgtggaggatatcatgaggccttgaggcaatcagatgtaaaacataatatttatgagtgatttaaattgtaaatcggtcagatttgacctgaACAAGGCAGGAAGTTTAAAgggcatagttcaccccaaaatgacaacgtactcactatttattgccctaaagtggttccaaacattttgaaatatcttcttttatgttcatcagaataaagagaaggttttgaaccacttgagggtgataaatagtaagtacattataatttttggatgaaccgtccctttaagaaAAAATTTCCACCTAAAACAACCTGTGACTTGTGCTAATTGGTGTCTTCTTACCTGTTTTGACGCCGTATTTCAGTGTGTCTCTACAGTCCACCAGCAGCTGTTCCAGATTATCCGGCTGGTCAGGAAGCTCCAGGCTGAAGCCCTCCAGGCCTTCCATGAGCTGGTGAGGATAGTGGAAATCCAAAACTTTTGTGCTGCGTTTCAGGGATTTACTGATATAGGCCAGCAATATGTTTACAAGCTCCTGCAGGAAGTGCTTGGTTGCTTCCTCCCCATCTTGAGCAGGGAGCAGATCTGAGCAAAACAAATTGCCTGTCATTCAAACAAATTACTTGAGATGCTAATAACATTTAGTCCCGCTGCAGTACATTAACACCGGGCTGTCAGTCAGTGTGTGGAAGTTATAGTTTAAATCGTTTTATAaactcaacaaaaaaaaatgctgcttgtttaaactacttatttaaaatgagctgaagcaactcAATTTtggagatttttaaaaaatgtaatttaactgaataatgtttaatccacttaaatttgttgcgCTAACTTAACGggtttgtgttgggactacatgaatgaattatgtggaaccctccATTCTTACAGTATCTACCGCGCCACTATTCTCTCCATAATCTCATATACAAAGCTGCTGCAACACAGTTCTGTGGTGTCATTTGCATTGTTCATTTGAATGTGACCCAACTGAACCATAATATTTACTTTGTGGAAGTATTGTAGAATTAAAACCTACATTTCTTGAATGTTAACTTTAATTGAAATCCGTATTTTCTTTTTCACGAGGCAAATGCTTTCATCCTAAGCAGATTAAAGTGAAAGCCATTTCATTCCATTGGAACAATATTTGAATAGATAATTGAATGTCAAACCACACGGAACAAACCGCTATTTACAATATGTTTCAGTCAAGACATTCTTCACTTTAGGtatcaaactgaaaaaaaaagacatgaacaCATCCGACAAGGctgcttttcttttctgaaaTCATTCCAAGTGTCATTGTAATAGTGCATGGGGGAAGCTCAGACTTTTCAGCACCTTTTCATTCAGTGTATTTGCTGTACCTTTGCCGTGGATGCAGCTGAAGTCGTGAGTTACGCGCCCACTATTATATTTCAGGCCATCATCTGTATTTTCTAAAGAGCTGGTGTCCTGTTTGCTCTTGTCTAAATGCCGCCTGTCAGCTTGTGTGAAATCCATAATGCTTTCTGGAGACCTGCACACACATCAACATGCAAGCTCAAACGCCTACATTTGCTGGTTTATTACTATTATACTAttgtattcattctttttattgttagtttttctTTAACCCACTCATGCTGTCCAAACAGCAGTGAAAATCTGTTTTTTTCACTATgaaattaatgtattatattttagcttaataatattttgacataattattaatattttggggGTTTTATTATACTGAGTTAGTTATAATCCATTTATTACATAAACAACGTCTGAGGATAGACCagaaaattatattttcaatGTCTTGAATGCTTGAATTCAGTCTTGAATGCTTTGGGGCACAAAATGACTACACTAGACAATTTATTGATTACAAAAAGTTACAAAAAGCTTTAGAAAGTTTTTTGGTACAGTATGTGTATACACAGTTGATATCTGaggtattagcccccctttgaatttcttttctttttaaaatatttcccaaatgatgtttaacagagcaaggacattttcacagtatgtctgataatatttttcttctggataaagtcttatttgttttatttcggctagaataaaagcagttttaaatttttttaaaaacattttaaggtcaaaattaattaataagtgccgtctgaaatttccatcaaaaattaaagtttttctcagcctcctttgtttatgttgagacatttcactttaaagaccatatttgccataaatgtattattactgaacctacacacagacgccagattaaaaaaaactatatttttagaagaacatttcagactgcatttagaggtttttgaatctgaacccttcatatatatactgtaccggtcaaaagtttggggtcagtaagattttgaaatgtttaaaaaaagcctctcctgctcaccaaggctgcatttatttaatcaaaaatacagtacagtattgtaaaattgtgaaacgtTATtgcactattaaataaaaaaaatagttaagaatttaatttaatgattcattccagtgattttaaagatgatttttcagcttcagTTTTCAGTCttaagtcacatgatcctttagaaatcactctaatttAATTAACTATTATCTaatctattaattattattgttactattattatttttattaattttattattaataatgataatagtaaataaagaaaaatgactggagtaataatttcatttgaaactaaaaaaaacaataagtaataaataaatatttaacaacttAACATTTTTTACGTTTAATAAATTCCGccatgatgaacagaataattttctatatatatagtatagtatagtatagtataatatagtatagtatagtatagtagatAGTAGATAcactttatttgttaatttacttAAGAGTCAAGGAAATTTGTTTTTCAATAAGAATGTATTCAACGAGGAACATTTGTGCTAGATGAAATCTCCAGTTTCACAACACATATCTGTACTCATTAAAAATAGTTTACACTTATTTTTATCGAGCTATATTTCAatgaaaaaaactatttcaacTTTTTAGTTTACAATAGATGGTCACATTTAGACATTTCATTGGCTACAAGTAACTACATGTCAATTGAGTAATAGTATAGTATTATTAGATAGTTAACTTAAAGTTTGAATTCGTATAATAAGGTCAGAAGAACATCTATTGCTAGACCATCACAACAAAATGTTAACGGACaggtctactaatactctaatgactGTACCGTATAATCATCAGAATGTCTAAAGGGAACGTCAAAATATGAGGTTATAgtattgggttttacattatTGGTACaactttagaaaaaaaacattctactTAATACCTTATCCACTTATACCACTTATAACACCAGTTTCTGATTATGCTAACAAAAACAACCAGACATAGTAAGGTGTTTAAATTAAAAGGAGTGAATGACCTTCAAACATGTTATAACGAACAACAAACAATGTAGTTGAAGTAGTTTACCTTGTCATTGAGATATCCACTGTTAATAACTCTGTGCCAAATGGCTGAGAGTCGTAACAGTCCCAGCCTTCACCCCAGGGCTGAAAATCAAGCAGCCGTCAGTCAAACTAGGTGTGGTCAAAACACATGGCTTTCCAACCCAATTGAAGCGCTTCTATTACATAAGAAAACACCCTTTAGTATCATCACCGATTTGCGCTCGGTTTCTTTTGTTTCATtgatgtgaatgttttttttttctacactgCTTGACATGGACAGATGCCTGAACATGAAGTAATAATAAAACTTGGACCAATATTGAAGGATGGAAAATATTCAGTTTTTCAAGgacaaatgttttcttttttaaaactgtgTAGCTTGTTTTCAGCATTACTGAAATTAGTGAGCAGTCATTCTTGCAGTATAGAGTATATTTTAATCTCAAATCTCACTACAAGTAACAAACAGAATATTACATAAGCAAGgttattttagtcaacaaaaaaatttgtaaaaataaaaaaacttttttactatagtaaagtaaaaatgaacaacaaatgttaaaaataaataaaaaaaatcaagaaatactggaaaaaatacagtaactgaaataatatagatataaaaatgaataatttttagaATTAATAAGCATACATCTAGATTTTTATCATTTGCCAATTTAAATGTAAACtatacatgtttaaatacatcTTTAATATCAGAATATCAAAATtaactgtaggcggtagatctttctcatatctgacacctaaactctggaacagccttcctagcagtTTGGagggcagacacactctgtcagtttaaaactagattaaaggcaCATCTCTTTGTTagaaaggattgttagtctgcattaacTAAGGCAACCAGAGCCGGGAACAGTTCCCAAAAgatattataatttgaacggcatctacacttatgttagtctgttttttattatcccaaggtttccataatcctagaccaggccgtatcctgagcagaagctgtggtggtcatggaggagtaaagagcatgagactgattcctgaaagtcCCTAGTGACAGACGAGCCTCTGCACTGattctgtgggccagcctgatcaccaTCTGGTGACCTTCTCACAGTAGCTTCtcgacgtccagcattctccagcctctgtTGCCTAaacagcagctctgcacagtgagtttgg is a genomic window of Danio aesculapii chromosome 2, fDanAes4.1, whole genome shotgun sequence containing:
- the gad3 gene encoding glutamate decarboxylase 1 translates to MTRSPESIMDFTQADRRHLDKSKQDTSSLENTDDGLKYNSGRVTHDFSCIHGKDLLPAQDGEEATKHFLQELVNILLAYISKSLKRSTKVLDFHYPHQLMEGLEGFSLELPDQPDNLEQLLVDCRDTLKYGVKTGHPRFFNQLSTGLDIVGLAGEWLTSTANTNMFTYEISPVFILMEEVVLRKMHTIIGWPEEDGDGIFCPGGSMSNLYSVLLARYYLFPAVKTHGMCAIPRLALFTSAHSHYSIKKCAAVLGIGTENVIAVRCDERGKMISSELNSSIEEAKSKGLVPFYVNATAGTTVYGAFDPLHEIADICEHHGLWMHVDAAWGGGLLLSNKHRVKLHGIERAHSVTWNPHKMMGVPLQCSTILVKRKGLLQECNQLCAEYLFQPDKHYDMSYDTGDKSIQCGRHVDIFKLWLMWKAKGSEGFESQVNHCLENAEYLYYKLKRRTDFQLVFKGKPEHSNVCFWYLPKRVQNIPPGPEREKELHMVAPKIKTKMMEEGFTMIGYQPLEDKVNFFRCVFSNPATQREDVDFLLDEIVRLGREL